GGCAGGCATGTTAACCGCTACACCACGGGACCATAAGTAAAAAACTATAAAATTAAGTGGTGACCCGTACGGGATTCGAACCCGTGTTACCGCCGTGAAAGGGCGGTGTCTTAACCACTTGACCAACGGGCCATACAATGGCTCCGAAGGCAGGACTCGAACCTGCGACCTGCCGGTTAACAGCCGGATGCTCTACCAACTGAGCTACTTCGGAATAATTACTGTGTTTCGTCGATATCATCTTGTCGACTTTTTCTATTATAGAGACCGACTATTGATTCGTCAATACTTTTTATTGGTTTTTTCAAACAAAAAAATCACTACCTATTATATAAATTTTATTTTTTTATGACGATAAAGGGTATTTTCCCCCTATAAATTAAATTTAAACACCCAATTCACATTAAAGTTCACTTTTTATGAATTTAATTTTCCCCTGACAAATACTACAGCAATATTTACTAACATCCATCTTTCTTCTTCGTTTATAGTCTTGCCCACATTTCACACAACGGTAAAAATAAATGACCGCTTTCTTCTTAATAGTTATAGGGGGTTCAATACGAGAGCAGAACCTCGGTGCACCTACACGCTTTAACAAATTTTTAAAATCGGTATCTCGATGTTGATATCCCATCCCTAAAATATGTAGATGATAATGACAAAGTTCATGTAGAATGATTCCCTCTAACTCTACTATTCCAAAATGATCATACAACTTTTTATTTAGTTCAATGTTATGACTAGTCAACATATAACGGCCGCCTGTCGATTTTAAGCGACTATTAAAATAAGCCTTGTGTATAAAAGGCCGATTAAAATACTGTATAGATAATTGTTCAACTAGCTGTTGTGCTTGCTCATCTGTCATCACCATCACTCCATTTCCCCAAAAATAAAGAGGCTGCCCAAAAAGTGAATGCTCCTTGGACAGTGCTCTTATCATGTATTAATAATTCGCTTTAAGTGGTGCTTCTATGTTGGTGAGAATTTAATGGGTGAATGACAACACCGCGCTAGTATCCATCATCCACTCGAAAGAAATGTTCTAAAATTAGTTCTTAAACATTCCCTTCAATTATAAAGAACTCTAGCAAATTT
This portion of the Solibacillus daqui genome encodes:
- a CDS encoding SprT family protein; translation: MTDEQAQQLVEQLSIQYFNRPFIHKAYFNSRLKSTGGRYMLTSHNIELNKKLYDHFGIVELEGIILHELCHYHLHILGMGYQHRDTDFKNLLKRVGAPRFCSRIEPPITIKKKAVIYFYRCVKCGQDYKRRRKMDVSKYCCSICQGKIKFIKSEL